A region of the Peredibacter starrii genome:
ATCATCCAGGATGGACTCTTCTGGATTATCGTTAATAAGACGAATCTCAGCTTCACCCTTAATACCATGAGGGTGAGCAACAAAAGCGAGCTTAACTAGATCTTCTTTTTTCATTTGTACCTGAACATAACGCAAAAAACCCCAATCTATCTTTTGAGAGATAAATTGGGGTCAGAAGTTTTAAAACTTTTAAGACGAATCTTACTCGATAATTTCGAGAACAGATCTCTTTCTTAATTTGGTCGAGGCCGCATTAAGAATTGTTCTAAGTGCTCTAGCAGTTCGACCTTGTTTACCAATCACTTTACCAAGGTCAGACTTATCTACCTTTAGTTCAATGACTGTGGTCTGCTCGCCTTCGATCTCGTTGACTTCAACTCGATCTGGCATGTCGACTAGTGCCTTTGATACGAACTCAATCAGTGTCTTCAATTCGCTGCTCATAACTACCCTCTACTGGAAAGGTTTCTCCCCGGTTACGAGCCCCGGGTTAACAACATTATAACTTAATATTGTTGTTTTTAAGCAAAGTTCTTACAGTATCTGAAAGTTGAGCACCTTTAGATAGCCAAGACTTAATGCCTTCAACGTTAACAAACTTGATAGTTTCAGCTGATTTAGGGTCGTATTGGCCTAATTTTTCAAGGAATTGGCCATCACGTGGGCTACGTGAGTTTGTAGCTACGATTGTATAAACTGGACGGTTTTTGCGACCACCACGGGCCATTCTAATTTTTACCATTTGGAAATCTCCTATAGATTCACGAAAAATTTTTTAAATTTATAAATCATGCTAGGGGTAAAGTCAAAAGCTTATCCCCTAACGTCTTAGAAATACTTCTTACCGAATTGGCCCTTTTTCTGGCCTTTTTTCTCTCCACCACCAAACATTTGCTGGTTTTGGGCCTGAGGGGCCTGTCTAAACCCTTTTACTGGACCCATTCCCGGAATATTTGGTAGTCCGCCGCCTTTCATCATGCCCATCATACCCACCATCATCTGACGCATCTGCCCGAAGCGCTCGATGAATTGGTTCACTTCCTGGACAGAACGACCGGCACCGGCCGCGATACGTTTACGGCGAGATCCATCGATTAGGTCTACGTCTTCACGCTCTTTTTTAGTCATCGAATTAATGATGACCTTCATCTTCTTCATTTCTTCCTCGGCCGGACCAAGGTCACCCATCTGACGAAGGGCCCCGCCCATACCAGGAATCATTTTAAGAATTGAACCAAATGAACCCAGACGATTAATCGTCTCCATTTGCTTAACGAAATCATTGATGGTGAATTTACCTTTTTCAAGGTTCGCCATCATCCCCATGGCATCGTCTTGATTGATCGCTTCTTCCGCTTTTTCTACAAGGGAAAGAACGTCACCCATATCAAGGATACGTTTTGCCAGACGATCTGGATGGAAGGCCTCAAGGTCCTTCATCTTCTCGCCAACTGAGATGAACTTAATAGGCACACCAGTTACGTAACGGATTGAGAGAGCAGCACCACCGCGCGCGTCTGAATCCATTTTCGAAAGAACCGCACCAGTCAGACCCACTTTCTCGTGGAAAACTTTTGCAACGTTGACCGCTTCTTGTCCGGTCATAGCATCAGCGACGATGAGAACTTCTGGATTATCGAGTGATTTGCGAACATCCACGAGCTGAGACATAAGCTCTTCATCAACTTGCAGACGACCCGCTGTATCGATGATGGCGATCTCTTTATGAAGACGTTTTGCTTCAGCAAGACCTGCGCGAACGATGTCCACTGGCTTCATTGAAAGATCAGAATCAAAGTAATCAACGCCAAGGTTTTTAGCGTGAGTGATGAGCTGATCTTTAGCGGCCGGACGGAAGTTATCCGCAGGAATTAAAAGAACGTCTTTTTTATTTTTGTTACGAAGGAAAAGAGCAAGTTTACCGGCGAAAGTCGTTTTACCGGCACCGTTTAGACCTACGATAAGAATAGGAATGACAGGTGGACGGTTAAGGTTCAGACCTTCTGATTCGCTACCCATGAGCTTAGCGAGCTCATCGTGCATGATTTTTACGAATTGCTGACCTGGTTCAACTCCACGAAGAACTTTTTCACCAAGTGCTTCGGTCTTAACTTTCTCAACGAATTCTTTAACAACTTTGAAGTTAACGTCCGCTTCAAGTAGAGCGGTCTTCACACCTTTAAGTGTCTCTTCGATATTTTCTTCGGAGATCTTATTTTTCCCGCGTAATGCTTTAAACGCGTCCGAGAACTTTTCACTTAGATTATCAAACATGATCTACTCCGCCTTAAGATTTTGCTGGATGAGGATACTACATTCGGAAGGATGAGACACTATGAAATCCGCTCCGGCGTCCTTCAAATAATGCATGTCTACATCTCTGTTCCACACGGCCCCAATTCCCATGACACCAAAGTTCTTTGCTCCCAGCATGTCGTTGAAGCTGTCCCCAATGACACAGATAGAATGCTTCGGGGCCTTACCGACTAGATCAATTAGACCTCCCACATGGGGCTTCGGAAAGGAATCATCGATGCAGCAGAATCTATCAAAATAGGAATAAACACCCAGTTCCTCCAGTATGCGGAGTGTTGAGGAGCGCCCGCGGGCGGTCCAGACATACAGCAAACAGTGAGGCGAGAGTTCAGCTAAAAGCTCTTTAATGCCAGGAAAGAGTTTATATTTAGACCCGGAGGTATCGATTAAGGTACCGTCGCAGTCAAAAATCACGTGCTTCATATAGGAAAAGATTTTAATCGTTTCCCCTACATATTTACAACCACAAAGGCCCCCTGTACAAATACCACCATGAATCATCCACGTCCGTTTAGCCCTGAATTGTCTCAGAAAATTGAGTCTTTTAAGTCTCACGCCAAGCCCATCAAATTGGGACGAATCGACTTTGATAACAAATTGATCCTGGCCCCGATGGCCGGCATTTGTAACATTCCTTTCCGCGTGTTGATGGAAGACCTGGGCGCCGGTGGAACGGTTTCGGAGCTGATTTCTTGTCACGGTATCAACTACGGTAACGCACGCACTCTCGATATGCTAAAAATTCACCCCCGTGAAAGAAACGTGGGTATCCAACTCTTCGGTGAAGACGCCGACTCAATGGCCAAAGCTGCCGAAGTGGCAGAAAGCTACGGGCCAAAATTTCTGGACATCAACATGGGTTGTCCGGTGACCAAGGTCGTAAGTAAAGGCGGCGGTTCCGCGATGATGAAAGAAGTGCAAAAGCTTGCCCCTCTTTTTGAAAAAATGCGCTCACGCATGAAGGTTCCGCTTTCAATCAAAATCAGAACTGGTTGGGACGCAAATTCCCTTAACGCTAAAGAGATCATTAATATCGCCCACAACTCCGGCATCGAGTGGGTGGCGATTCATGGACGTACTCGTACTCAGCAGTACACGGGTCTGGCGAACTGGGAATTCATCGAAGCTCTGAATGAAGATAAGAAAATTCCTCTCATTGGTAACGGTGACCTTCACCATCCTTATGGAGTTTCAGAAAGACTTCAGAAAACTGGTTGTGATGCTCTTATGATCGCTCGTGGCGCTCTTAGAAATCCATTTATTTTCTTAGAATCTCTTGATCCAACATACGCTTCTCAAAAACGCTCCGTTTTCAGCGGTGCTGATTACTGGGAAGTGATTCAACGTCTTCACCACTACTGTTCAGAATCTTTTGATGAAGAAAGAACTGTGCTGGTGCAACTTCGTAAACTAGTGGTGTGGTTCGCGGCGGGTTTCCCTCATGCGGCGGCCATGCGTGGACAGATCTTTGCCACTCAGACAGTTGATGAATGT
Encoded here:
- a CDS encoding tRNA dihydrouridine synthase gives rise to the protein MNHPRPFSPELSQKIESFKSHAKPIKLGRIDFDNKLILAPMAGICNIPFRVLMEDLGAGGTVSELISCHGINYGNARTLDMLKIHPRERNVGIQLFGEDADSMAKAAEVAESYGPKFLDINMGCPVTKVVSKGGGSAMMKEVQKLAPLFEKMRSRMKVPLSIKIRTGWDANSLNAKEIINIAHNSGIEWVAIHGRTRTQQYTGLANWEFIEALNEDKKIPLIGNGDLHHPYGVSERLQKTGCDALMIARGALRNPFIFLESLDPTYASQKRSVFSGADYWEVIQRLHHYCSESFDEERTVLVQLRKLVVWFAAGFPHAAAMRGQIFATQTVDECMKIAEDYFLSLGGSQKFINYDEVFMSSGHG
- a CDS encoding HAD family hydrolase, which translates into the protein MIHGGICTGGLCGCKYVGETIKIFSYMKHVIFDCDGTLIDTSGSKYKLFPGIKELLAELSPHCLLYVWTARGRSSTLRILEELGVYSYFDRFCCIDDSFPKPHVGGLIDLVGKAPKHSICVIGDSFNDMLGAKNFGVMGIGAVWNRDVDMHYLKDAGADFIVSHPSECSILIQQNLKAE
- the rpsP gene encoding 30S ribosomal protein S16, whose protein sequence is MVKIRMARGGRKNRPVYTIVATNSRSPRDGQFLEKLGQYDPKSAETIKFVNVEGIKSWLSKGAQLSDTVRTLLKNNNIKL
- the ffh gene encoding signal recognition particle protein, which gives rise to MFDNLSEKFSDAFKALRGKNKISEENIEETLKGVKTALLEADVNFKVVKEFVEKVKTEALGEKVLRGVEPGQQFVKIMHDELAKLMGSESEGLNLNRPPVIPILIVGLNGAGKTTFAGKLALFLRNKNKKDVLLIPADNFRPAAKDQLITHAKNLGVDYFDSDLSMKPVDIVRAGLAEAKRLHKEIAIIDTAGRLQVDEELMSQLVDVRKSLDNPEVLIVADAMTGQEAVNVAKVFHEKVGLTGAVLSKMDSDARGGAALSIRYVTGVPIKFISVGEKMKDLEAFHPDRLAKRILDMGDVLSLVEKAEEAINQDDAMGMMANLEKGKFTINDFVKQMETINRLGSFGSILKMIPGMGGALRQMGDLGPAEEEMKKMKVIINSMTKKEREDVDLIDGSRRKRIAAGAGRSVQEVNQFIERFGQMRQMMVGMMGMMKGGGLPNIPGMGPVKGFRQAPQAQNQQMFGGGEKKGQKKGQFGKKYF
- a CDS encoding KH domain-containing protein, with product MSSELKTLIEFVSKALVDMPDRVEVNEIEGEQTTVIELKVDKSDLGKVIGKQGRTARALRTILNAASTKLRKRSVLEIIE